The following coding sequences are from one Chlamydiota bacterium window:
- the rfbD gene encoding dTDP-4-dehydrorhamnose reductase, with the protein MKQKILITGASGMLGSDLVEVLKDEFQVIPLNHHDLDISDSHQVIKILELEHPSILINAAAYTKVDLCETNFDQARRINGEAVGILARACEERKIKLVHFSTDYVFDGKKKNPYVEEDLTHPLNAYGRSKLEGEKQILTCIKDFLLIRTSWLFGLKGPNFVDKIVERAHEYGLDSQKELKVVTDQIGSPTYSLDLAKALCFLIKGGIRGVFHITNSGVCSWYEFAVQILKRAGLGNVPVKPVQSEEFPSPTQRPSYSVLSNAKLEGEGYFMRLWQVGLEAYLSQESK; encoded by the coding sequence ATGAAACAAAAAATATTGATCACGGGTGCCAGCGGCATGCTGGGTTCGGATTTAGTTGAGGTTTTGAAAGATGAATTTCAGGTGATTCCCCTCAATCATCACGATCTAGATATTTCTGATTCTCATCAAGTGATAAAGATTTTAGAGTTAGAACATCCTTCCATTTTGATCAATGCAGCTGCCTATACCAAGGTTGATCTTTGTGAGACAAATTTTGATCAAGCTCGAAGAATCAATGGGGAGGCGGTCGGTATTCTGGCTCGGGCTTGTGAAGAAAGAAAAATAAAGCTTGTTCACTTCAGCACCGATTATGTATTTGATGGAAAAAAGAAAAATCCCTATGTCGAAGAAGACCTTACCCATCCACTCAATGCTTATGGGCGTTCAAAACTCGAAGGCGAAAAACAAATTTTGACCTGTATAAAGGATTTTTTATTAATAAGAACATCCTGGCTTTTCGGCCTGAAGGGTCCCAATTTTGTTGATAAAATTGTTGAACGGGCTCATGAATATGGCCTCGATTCTCAAAAAGAACTCAAGGTCGTCACAGATCAAATAGGTTCTCCAACTTATTCCCTGGATTTGGCAAAAGCCCTTTGCTTCCTTATAAAAGGAGGCATTCGAGGGGTTTTCCATATCACGAATAGCGGTGTATGCAGTTGGTATGAATTTGCAGTCCAGATTTTAAAAAGAGCAGGTTTAGGAAATGTCCCCGTGAAGCCTGTTCAATCAGAAGAATTTCCTTCCCCTACCCAAAGACCTTCCTATTCTGTTCTTTCAAATGCTAAACTTGAAGGAGAGGGATATTTTATGAGGCTTTGGCAGGTGGGGTTAGAGGCATATTTAAGTCAAGAATCGAAATAA
- the rfbB gene encoding dTDP-glucose 4,6-dehydratase codes for MSTYLITGGAGFIGSNFVHYLLKNHSDTQVINFDKLTYAGNLENLRDVEDDSRYQFVKGDIADQVCVEAIFKKGIDVVVNFAAETHVDRSIANPTDFIQTDVFGAYTLLESARKYGVKKFIQISTDEVYGSIESGSFRETDALMPRNPYSASKAGADRLAYSYWATYELPVIITRASNNFGPYQYPEKFISLGVSNLLEGKPILVYGDGKNIRDWLYVEDHCSGIDHVIRQGQDGEVYNIAGGNERENIEIAQEMVRYLGKPQSSIQFIKDRLGHDRRYSLNADKLKSLGWQPKSSFLEALHGTIDWYRDHGDWWKKIKTGEFKEYYKKQYELR; via the coding sequence ATGTCAACGTATCTCATTACCGGTGGAGCAGGTTTCATTGGTTCTAATTTTGTCCATTATCTTTTAAAAAATCACAGTGATACACAGGTGATTAATTTTGATAAATTGACCTATGCGGGTAATCTTGAAAACTTAAGAGATGTTGAAGATGATTCTCGCTATCAGTTTGTTAAAGGGGATATTGCGGATCAAGTTTGTGTAGAGGCTATTTTTAAAAAAGGAATTGATGTTGTTGTCAATTTTGCTGCCGAGACTCATGTGGATCGATCGATTGCAAACCCGACTGATTTTATTCAAACGGATGTTTTTGGGGCGTATACCCTCTTGGAATCCGCCCGAAAATATGGTGTCAAAAAATTTATTCAGATTTCTACCGATGAGGTTTATGGCAGTATTGAATCTGGTTCCTTCAGGGAGACAGATGCTTTAATGCCGCGTAATCCCTATTCAGCGAGTAAGGCAGGGGCGGATCGGCTCGCCTATTCGTACTGGGCCACCTATGAGCTGCCTGTGATCATTACCCGAGCTTCCAATAATTTTGGCCCTTATCAATATCCGGAAAAATTTATTTCTTTGGGGGTTTCCAATTTATTAGAAGGAAAACCTATTCTTGTTTATGGGGATGGCAAAAATATTCGAGATTGGCTTTATGTGGAAGATCACTGCTCCGGAATTGATCATGTGATTCGGCAGGGCCAGGATGGGGAGGTCTATAATATTGCGGGCGGGAACGAGCGAGAGAATATTGAAATTGCTCAGGAGATGGTTCGTTATTTGGGGAAGCCACAGAGTTCCATTCAATTTATTAAGGATCGCCTGGGCCATGATCGGCGTTATTCTTTAAATGCGGATAAATTAAAAAGTCTTGGCTGGCAGCCGAAATCTTCGTTTTTAGAGGCTTTGCATGGTACGATCGATTGGTATCGGGACCATGGTGATTGGTGGAAGAAAATTAAAACAGGCGAATTCAAAGAGTATTATAAGAAGCAGTATGAGCTAAGATAA
- a CDS encoding NTP transferase domain-containing protein has protein sequence MKGIILAGGLGTRLYPLTKITNKHLLPIYDKPMIYYPLQTLVEAGIEDIMIVTGGNHAGDFLKLLGNGKEFGLKDLNYTYQEGEGGIAAALSLTEHFADSQKIVVILGDNIIEQSIKEYVKAFAKQEKGAKILLKEVPDPERFGVPAFEGKKIIRIDEKPKKPQSQYAVTGVYMYDPTVYEIAKTLKPSGRGELEISDVNNAYIQQGTITYDLLSGWWTDAGTFESLYRASQLVVEKRVVVQNLVG, from the coding sequence ATGAAAGGGATTATTCTGGCAGGGGGTCTGGGGACTCGGCTTTATCCTCTCACTAAAATCACCAATAAACACCTTCTCCCCATCTATGATAAACCGATGATCTATTACCCACTTCAGACTTTGGTCGAAGCAGGAATTGAAGATATTATGATTGTGACAGGTGGAAACCATGCGGGCGATTTTCTAAAGCTTTTGGGGAATGGCAAAGAGTTTGGCTTGAAGGATCTTAATTATACCTATCAGGAAGGAGAAGGAGGCATTGCCGCGGCCCTTTCTTTGACAGAGCATTTTGCAGACAGTCAAAAGATTGTGGTTATTTTGGGAGATAATATTATTGAGCAATCAATTAAAGAATATGTTAAGGCTTTTGCAAAACAGGAAAAGGGGGCAAAAATTTTATTAAAAGAAGTCCCTGATCCTGAACGTTTTGGCGTTCCTGCCTTTGAAGGGAAAAAAATTATTCGAATTGATGAGAAACCTAAAAAACCTCAAAGCCAATATGCTGTCACGGGTGTCTACATGTATGATCCAACAGTTTATGAAATTGCCAAAACTTTAAAACCTTCAGGGCGAGGTGAGCTTGAAATTTCAGATGTGAACAATGCCTATATCCAACAAGGGACGATCACCTATGATCTTTTGAGTGGATGGTGGACAGATGCAGGGACATTCGAATCCCTTTATCGAGCCAGTCAACTGGTTGTAGAAAAAAGGGTCGTTGTACAAAATTTGGTTGGTTAA